The following are from one region of the Paenibacillus bovis genome:
- a CDS encoding GGDEF domain-containing protein: MNNLTLMTTFLFLCNLLLNKIQESFPQYSRTFPYITGLLLGLLGIGLMFFNVSAPGGFHLDLRVLAIISAVYMSGRLAGGISLIILLLARFLLLDTSNPAGLFIGTTMLILAFVLSSLLFDGKHNYSWRRWAIIVECSMVLPCIPIYLMYNGTIVLPFLLVMFVYTLGGLFTYLLLTYLSRSNRSIYLLKESASRDYLTGLHNPRAFEAIFEQKVLHAMRTHEPFALLMMDIDHFKSVNDTYGHSAGDAVLSEIGELLHHFVRSSDDCARKGGEEFVVLLHCCNHEQARQAGERLRQQIEQHVFPLPDGQQLRITASIGISVFPDRSAEELLDQADQELYRAKNEGRNRVCAAGI, encoded by the coding sequence TTGAATAATTTAACATTAATGACGACTTTTCTGTTTCTGTGCAATCTGCTGCTGAACAAGATCCAGGAAAGCTTCCCTCAATACAGCCGTACTTTCCCTTATATTACCGGGCTATTGCTTGGTCTGCTGGGGATTGGGCTGATGTTTTTTAATGTCAGTGCACCTGGCGGTTTTCATCTGGATTTGCGTGTACTGGCTATTATCAGTGCAGTCTATATGTCCGGCCGTCTGGCAGGAGGCATCAGTCTGATTATTTTGCTGCTTGCACGATTTCTGCTGCTGGATACGAGTAATCCAGCCGGATTGTTTATTGGAACGACTATGCTGATTCTGGCGTTTGTGCTGTCGAGTCTTTTATTTGACGGGAAACATAATTACTCCTGGCGGCGCTGGGCTATTATTGTCGAGTGCAGTATGGTGCTGCCCTGCATCCCTATATATCTGATGTACAATGGCACTATTGTACTGCCATTTTTGCTGGTTATGTTTGTTTATACACTGGGCGGGTTATTTACGTATCTATTGCTGACGTACCTGAGCCGTTCGAATCGTTCCATCTATCTGCTCAAAGAGAGTGCCAGTCGCGACTATCTCACCGGACTACATAATCCGAGGGCATTTGAAGCGATTTTTGAACAAAAGGTATTGCATGCCATGCGTACCCACGAGCCGTTTGCTTTGCTGATGATGGATATTGATCATTTCAAATCGGTTAATGATACGTACGGCCACAGCGCAGGAGATGCGGTATTGTCCGAGATCGGCGAACTGCTGCATCATTTTGTCCGCTCTTCGGATGATTGTGCACGCAAAGGCGGAGAGGAATTCGTCGTTCTGCTGCACTGCTGCAATCATGAGCAGGCCCGGCAGGCAGGAGAGCGTCTGCGCCAGCAGATCGAGCAGCATGTTTTCCCGCTGCCGGATGGTCAACAGCTGCGTATTACGGCTTCGATCGGCATTTCTGTTTTCCCGGATCGGTCGGCGGAGGAGCTGCTGGACCAGGCCGATCAGGAACTGTACCGGGCCAAGAACGAAGGGCGCAACCGGGTCTGTGCAGCCGGAATATAA
- a CDS encoding MBL fold metallo-hydrolase yields the protein MNITDTMEVIEIKSKYGEHEMVIYPVVIYEGEQAVLIDTGIPGGYDTLMQHIRPGFSVGSVILTHQDLDHIGTLPQLLEAAPGKLNVYAHTGDQPAIDGRAPILKASPERLNGILSTLPQPEQDAFRSVFSTETPGNVTHTLHGGEMLPFAGGLQVIHTPGHTPGHISLYHPASKTLITADAMVINEGQLMGPVPQFTPNMDQALQSLNAFRELDVDTVVCYHGGLFRGDLQQRLDELVPSL from the coding sequence ATGAATATTACAGACACAATGGAAGTTATTGAAATCAAGTCGAAATATGGCGAGCATGAAATGGTTATTTATCCAGTCGTGATCTACGAGGGAGAACAGGCTGTATTGATCGATACCGGAATTCCGGGTGGCTACGATACGCTTATGCAGCATATTCGTCCAGGATTTTCTGTAGGCTCTGTGATCCTGACACATCAGGATCTTGATCATATCGGTACACTGCCACAGCTGCTGGAGGCGGCGCCGGGCAAGCTGAACGTCTATGCACATACGGGAGATCAGCCGGCGATTGACGGCAGAGCACCTATTCTCAAAGCTTCACCAGAGCGGTTGAATGGAATACTGTCTACGCTGCCGCAGCCGGAGCAGGACGCATTCCGCTCGGTCTTCTCGACAGAGACACCGGGCAATGTAACCCATACTTTGCATGGCGGGGAAATGCTGCCATTTGCAGGCGGTCTTCAGGTTATTCATACACCTGGACATACGCCGGGGCATATCAGCTTGTACCATCCTGCCAGCAAAACGCTGATTACGGCAGATGCGATGGTCATCAATGAAGGTCAGCTGATGGGACCGGTGCCGCAGTTTACACCGAATATGGATCAGGCGCTGCAATCACTCAATGCTTTTCGCGAGCTGGATGTAGATACTGTCGTATGCTATCATGGCGGATTGTTCCGTGGTGATTTGCAGCAGCGACTGGATGAACTGGTACCGTCTCTGTGA
- a CDS encoding HEAT repeat domain-containing protein, with product MNSMDPDSVLTVVLWLCAVMLAALVALYVYLAIRKSRFNRRAAAVYKLRKEMEQSDSVLEEYLLTGETSRRLSTKEPFRMEAIQEALLHRLSISRTPEERSRIYDFAEKYFSSQYEHSLHDRQWSTRMNTLLWIEQFQMTSMEKDLLEWMNDPQCSEEEYFQILRILSKLNSHKIPEYLKGNDHDLSDSQLLQILLPLNDELQGELIAEFDQYPFRVRCSFIDSLRIRNIRSAEVLNLLERQLAGNDSELRIRALKAISNFGYLTPEATRQLVEKMEHEHDQAVEQVSWPERLMRARVMGNIREDIFVPYLEEMLGDSAYRVRQQAAESLAAYKNGLELLEKVAAGEHADRYAREMAEETLERKQYERNLA from the coding sequence ATGAACAGCATGGATCCCGATTCCGTACTGACTGTTGTACTATGGCTCTGCGCTGTGATGCTGGCCGCACTGGTCGCACTGTATGTCTATCTGGCAATACGTAAATCCAGATTCAATCGAAGAGCAGCTGCCGTCTACAAACTGCGCAAGGAAATGGAGCAATCCGACTCGGTGCTGGAAGAATATCTATTGACCGGCGAGACATCGCGCCGTCTGTCCACCAAAGAGCCTTTTCGAATGGAGGCGATTCAGGAGGCGCTGCTGCATCGGCTGTCGATCAGTCGTACGCCTGAGGAACGCAGCCGGATTTATGATTTTGCGGAAAAGTATTTTTCCAGTCAATATGAACACTCACTGCATGATCGCCAGTGGAGCACCCGTATGAATACCCTGCTCTGGATTGAACAGTTCCAGATGACATCTATGGAAAAGGATCTGCTCGAATGGATGAACGATCCGCAGTGTTCGGAAGAAGAATATTTTCAGATTCTGCGAATTCTGTCCAAACTGAACAGCCATAAAATCCCTGAATATTTGAAAGGGAATGACCATGATCTGTCCGACAGTCAGCTGCTGCAGATTTTGCTTCCACTGAATGATGAGCTGCAGGGCGAGCTGATTGCCGAATTCGACCAGTATCCGTTCCGGGTGCGCTGCAGTTTTATTGATTCGCTGCGTATTCGCAATATTCGATCTGCCGAAGTGCTGAACTTGCTGGAGCGTCAGCTGGCTGGAAACGACAGTGAGCTGCGTATCCGCGCACTCAAGGCAATTTCCAACTTTGGCTATCTAACGCCGGAAGCGACCCGGCAGCTGGTAGAGAAGATGGAGCATGAGCATGATCAGGCGGTAGAACAGGTATCCTGGCCGGAACGGCTGATGCGTGCCAGAGTCATGGGTAATATCCGTGAAGATATCTTCGTACCCTATCTGGAGGAAATGCTGGGGGATTCGGCTTACCGGGTTCGCCAGCAGGCAGCCGAATCCCTGGCTGCCTACAAAAACGGACTGGAGCTGCTGGAAAAGGTGGCTGCCGGTGAACATGCGGACCGCTATGCGCGCGAGATGGCGGAGGAGACGCTGGAAAGGAAACAATATGAGCGGAATCTGGCTTGA
- a CDS encoding chromate transporter — translation MTTHAPPSSASADAPAYRQATYSELVWSMIRTGVLGYGGGPSVMPLFRYEAVTRYRWISDDEFGEILALGNALPGPIATKMAAYLGYRGKGIPGAILAVLAHIVPSLIAMIVLLSAVAYLSSSKVIQGMIAAVVPVIAVMLGVMAYEFGEKAVKGLGKTLGIILFVIVFVLLQLLNVHAAIVIAAFLIYGAFHFKLVQRLRERRMNGGGR, via the coding sequence ATGACTACACATGCTCCCCCTTCTTCGGCTTCTGCCGATGCCCCGGCTTATCGTCAGGCGACCTATAGTGAACTGGTCTGGTCTATGATCCGTACCGGTGTACTCGGATATGGCGGAGGACCTTCGGTTATGCCCTTATTCCGGTATGAAGCTGTCACCCGTTACCGCTGGATCAGCGACGACGAATTTGGCGAAATTCTGGCGCTGGGCAATGCGCTGCCCGGACCGATTGCGACCAAGATGGCTGCCTATCTGGGCTATCGCGGCAAAGGCATTCCGGGAGCGATTCTGGCTGTACTCGCACATATTGTGCCTTCTTTGATCGCCATGATTGTACTGCTGTCGGCGGTCGCCTACCTTAGCAGCTCCAAAGTCATCCAGGGCATGATCGCCGCCGTCGTACCGGTTATTGCCGTCATGCTGGGTGTAATGGCTTATGAATTTGGCGAGAAAGCAGTCAAGGGACTGGGCAAGACGCTCGGTATTATTTTGTTCGTGATCGTGTTTGTTTTGCTGCAGCTGCTGAATGTGCATGCTGCTATCGTGATTGCGGCATTTCTGATCTACGGGGCTTTTCATTTCAAGCTGGTACAGCGTCTGCGTGAACGACGCATGAATGGAGGTGGACGCTGA
- a CDS encoding response regulator, whose protein sequence is MDKYQRLFIKQMKDKIKKMTLTGQTTPEPELYRLVHSAKGTSGTIGLDDWFGAAAELIDRLEPEGEKVWSAEQVRELLAPMVYLFLLADEDAEEDDVPANEPETQPAPVYQGTLLVVDDDTSLLQMLKDQLEQAGYMTFAASDGTRAMELFYNMKPDCIILDIMLHDKDGFELLQEIQARSEQYLIPVILISTSADRTTRMRAYASGADDFIGKPLDMEEFILRIRHQVQRRMKLNTLLMSDELTGAYNSTYFAQELVRHLQRLADHHEPAVLTLFDLDSFRHINERYGYAEGDRLLRYFSDLVRRSLGPQDIWARDRHDRFYLLQPGIREKEAVSFANQLLERLEREEHLIGPDSYRVTFSAGVLELKAGMTAQSCYDQILRIVAEAKRRHDGVMIVPERRRIAEVHPAHLFGETRSELSAATVRSNPESAETMSNVPDSVVEEEKHAANQVEALLSSVSSRIKKYADKKPIFSIDREEQSATPTVDPSRQLMPSEQETTGFDKSEPSVDPAGSAEGMLEEDHVLPGAVDQKISSVVESSLPLQTDMIREREATGESGGHRAMLEWVGYEEQTLVSRQVAEVEQAPVPPAGIKPWRLAIIDDDDLIRGMLSKRLGGLDIEHTLEIRTFSDGEDFFTDPWHGEDAQYVVILDRMMPRMNGMEVLRRIRNMETRANYMVLMLTSVGDDREVAEAIRAGTDDYLTKPFSIVELEARIRRLLGRMGL, encoded by the coding sequence ATGGATAAATATCAGCGGCTTTTTATCAAACAGATGAAAGATAAAATCAAAAAAATGACGTTGACTGGTCAAACGACACCCGAGCCGGAGCTGTATCGTCTGGTGCATTCTGCCAAAGGCACCTCCGGCACGATTGGACTGGATGACTGGTTTGGCGCAGCTGCAGAATTGATAGATCGTCTGGAGCCGGAAGGAGAAAAAGTATGGTCGGCAGAGCAGGTACGAGAGCTGCTGGCACCGATGGTCTATTTATTTCTGCTGGCGGATGAAGATGCCGAAGAAGACGATGTGCCTGCAAATGAGCCGGAGACCCAGCCGGCTCCGGTCTATCAGGGTACGCTGCTGGTAGTGGATGATGATACGAGTCTGCTGCAAATGCTCAAGGATCAGCTGGAGCAGGCAGGCTATATGACATTTGCCGCTTCGGACGGTACGCGGGCGATGGAGCTTTTTTATAATATGAAGCCGGATTGTATCATTCTGGATATTATGCTGCACGATAAGGATGGATTTGAGCTGCTGCAGGAAATTCAGGCACGCAGTGAGCAGTATTTGATTCCGGTTATTCTGATAAGTACCAGCGCAGACCGGACGACACGAATGAGAGCATATGCCTCGGGAGCCGATGACTTTATCGGCAAACCGCTGGATATGGAAGAATTTATTTTACGTATTCGTCATCAGGTACAGCGGAGGATGAAGCTGAACACGCTGCTTATGTCGGATGAACTGACCGGCGCGTATAACAGTACTTATTTTGCCCAGGAACTGGTTCGTCATCTGCAGCGGCTAGCCGATCATCATGAGCCGGCGGTATTGACCTTATTCGATCTGGACAGCTTCCGTCATATCAATGAGCGTTACGGTTATGCAGAAGGAGATCGACTGCTTCGTTATTTCTCCGATCTGGTACGTCGTTCGCTCGGACCGCAAGATATCTGGGCACGTGATCGGCATGACCGGTTTTATCTGCTCCAGCCCGGCATCAGGGAAAAGGAAGCTGTTTCTTTTGCCAATCAGCTGTTGGAACGATTGGAAAGGGAAGAACATCTGATTGGCCCCGACAGCTACCGGGTTACTTTTTCGGCAGGAGTGCTGGAGCTGAAGGCGGGGATGACGGCGCAGTCTTGCTATGATCAGATTCTGCGCATCGTAGCAGAAGCCAAGCGCAGGCATGACGGGGTCATGATCGTACCGGAGCGACGCCGGATTGCAGAGGTTCATCCAGCCCATCTATTCGGAGAAACGAGAAGCGAACTATCGGCGGCGACTGTACGATCCAACCCGGAATCGGCTGAGACGATGAGTAACGTTCCGGATTCTGTCGTAGAGGAAGAGAAACACGCAGCGAATCAGGTAGAAGCGCTGCTAAGCTCTGTTTCTTCCCGTATCAAGAAATATGCGGACAAAAAGCCTATTTTCTCTATCGACCGGGAAGAGCAGTCTGCTACACCGACTGTAGATCCATCTCGTCAATTGATGCCATCCGAACAGGAAACTACTGGGTTTGATAAAAGTGAACCGTCTGTAGATCCAGCCGGTTCAGCAGAAGGGATGCTCGAAGAAGATCATGTTCTACCGGGTGCTGTCGATCAGAAGATATCTTCGGTTGTGGAATCTTCGCTGCCGCTTCAAACCGATATGATTCGTGAACGTGAAGCAACCGGAGAGAGTGGTGGACACCGCGCTATGCTGGAATGGGTAGGCTATGAGGAGCAGACGCTCGTTAGCCGGCAGGTGGCGGAGGTAGAGCAGGCTCCTGTGCCACCTGCCGGGATTAAGCCGTGGCGATTGGCTATTATTGATGATGATGACCTGATCCGCGGCATGCTTAGTAAACGGCTGGGCGGACTGGATATCGAACATACGCTGGAAATCCGAACATTTAGCGATGGTGAAGACTTTTTCACCGATCCGTGGCATGGAGAAGATGCGCAGTATGTCGTTATCCTCGACCGGATGATGCCGCGAATGAACGGAATGGAAGTACTGCGCCGGATTCGCAATATGGAGACGCGGGCCAATTATATGGTACTCATGCTGACCAGTGTCGGCGATGATCGTGAAGTCGCAGAGGCTATCCGGGCCGGCACGGATGACTACCTGACCAAGCCGTTCAGTATTGTAGAACTGGAAGCCCGTATCCGGCGTCTGCTCGGGAGGATGGGATTATGA
- a CDS encoding Lrp/AsnC family transcriptional regulator: MSQSKSSGGGMQENHIDDIDRKIIAILNQNGRISYTDLAKDIGLSRVAVQARVNALMENGTIERFAAVINPAKIGIAVSAFFNVEVEPKHLHETADQLAEEPFVTSLYHMTGPSKLHMHGLFKDNQEMETFLREKLYNMPGIMSVDCQVLITRYKSRMGMRL, translated from the coding sequence ATGAGCCAATCCAAATCCTCCGGCGGCGGCATGCAGGAGAATCATATTGATGATATCGACCGCAAGATTATTGCTATTCTCAACCAGAATGGACGTATATCCTATACCGATCTGGCCAAAGACATCGGCTTATCGCGTGTCGCTGTACAGGCACGGGTAAATGCATTGATGGAGAATGGAACGATTGAGCGTTTTGCAGCTGTTATTAATCCGGCCAAAATAGGCATCGCTGTCTCTGCCTTTTTTAATGTCGAGGTAGAGCCCAAGCATCTGCATGAAACTGCGGATCAGCTGGCCGAGGAGCCATTTGTAACGAGCCTGTACCATATGACCGGACCCAGCAAGCTGCATATGCACGGTCTGTTCAAGGATAATCAGGAGATGGAGACTTTTTTGCGCGAGAAATTATACAATATGCCGGGTATTATGAGCGTGGACTGTCAGGTGCTGATCACACGCTACAAAAGCCGGATGGGAATGAGGTTATAG
- a CDS encoding chromate transporter, with the protein MSLVNDWLEWLRLLWGFFLANVLGYGGGPASIPLMYNEIVTHYHWLDDTAFSNVLALGNTLPGPIATKIAAFVGFDVAGIPGLLIALLATIVPSAAAMIILLRLLQKHRSSPVVKGLTLLVQPVIAVMMLVLTWQLADESYGSIGLWQTLGIALVAFWAMQIRKIHPAFVILAAFAYGAIVLPYFI; encoded by the coding sequence ATGTCACTCGTAAATGACTGGCTGGAATGGCTGCGGCTGCTGTGGGGATTCTTCCTGGCCAATGTACTTGGTTATGGTGGAGGGCCGGCTTCGATCCCGCTTATGTATAATGAGATCGTTACGCATTACCACTGGCTGGATGATACGGCATTCTCCAATGTACTGGCACTCGGCAATACGCTGCCAGGACCGATCGCGACCAAGATCGCTGCTTTTGTCGGCTTTGATGTGGCAGGTATTCCAGGTCTGTTGATCGCTCTGCTGGCGACGATTGTGCCTTCGGCAGCGGCAATGATTATTCTGCTGCGACTGCTGCAAAAGCATCGCTCCTCTCCAGTGGTCAAAGGACTGACGCTACTGGTCCAGCCTGTTATAGCGGTCATGATGCTGGTATTGACATGGCAGCTGGCAGATGAATCCTATGGCTCTATCGGATTGTGGCAGACGCTGGGGATTGCTCTGGTCGCATTCTGGGCTATGCAGATTCGCAAGATTCATCCAGCCTTTGTCATTTTGGCGGCTTTTGCCTATGGAGCTATTGTACTGCCTTATTTTATCTAA
- a CDS encoding glycosyltransferase family 2 protein, whose product MSGIWLDITGTIFEILSIIIMIYVVSVSIAYVVLFFVAARKLNREKDLNESQYDQVLEEELAPPLSIIVPAYNEELNIVWSVRSLLGINYKQFEIVVVNDGSKDQTVQYLIDEFDMVEVKSRVRWSGLGKPTKPIRGIYRSLQHNNLVLVDKENGGKADALNVGINVCQYPYFASLDGDTVLDQDAFIKVMKPIMDAGPNEEIVATGGSVGIANGSYVDSGYLSRESVRLSSKPLVVMQVIEYLRAFLMGRIGLSRHNLLLIVSGAFGIFKKSWVIEVGGYEVDTVGEDMELIVRLHRRIQEKKSKAQIVYVPDPVCWTEAPEKAKILRRQRTRWHRGLYESLWRHKVMLFNPKYGKIGMISMPYFLFVELLGPVVELAGVLTVIVGIFLDTVDVRITIVLALLMLLYGSLLSMGAVLFEEWCFKRYNRVADLTRLFLFALSETFWYRPIMTLWRFEGLVQIVRRKNQGWGVWHAVVS is encoded by the coding sequence ATGAGCGGAATCTGGCTTGATATTACAGGAACCATTTTCGAAATCCTGAGCATTATTATTATGATCTATGTCGTCAGTGTCAGTATTGCTTATGTTGTTCTATTTTTCGTGGCAGCACGGAAGTTGAACCGGGAAAAGGACCTGAACGAGAGCCAGTATGATCAGGTGCTGGAAGAAGAGCTCGCTCCGCCGCTGTCGATTATCGTACCGGCTTATAATGAAGAACTGAATATTGTCTGGAGTGTGCGTTCGCTGCTGGGTATCAATTACAAGCAGTTCGAGATTGTAGTCGTCAATGACGGCTCCAAGGATCAGACGGTACAGTATCTGATCGATGAATTCGATATGGTCGAGGTCAAGAGCCGGGTGCGCTGGTCCGGACTGGGTAAGCCGACCAAGCCGATCCGGGGGATTTACCGTTCGCTGCAGCATAACAATCTGGTGCTGGTCGACAAGGAAAATGGCGGCAAAGCCGACGCCCTGAATGTAGGTATTAATGTATGCCAGTATCCGTACTTTGCTTCGCTGGACGGGGATACCGTACTGGACCAGGATGCTTTTATCAAAGTTATGAAGCCGATTATGGATGCCGGTCCCAATGAAGAGATTGTCGCTACAGGTGGCAGTGTGGGGATTGCCAACGGCAGTTATGTGGATAGCGGTTATCTGAGTCGCGAGAGTGTGCGTCTGTCCAGCAAGCCGCTGGTGGTGATGCAGGTTATCGAGTATCTGCGCGCTTTCCTGATGGGGCGGATCGGACTCAGCCGGCATAATCTGCTGCTGATCGTATCCGGTGCATTCGGTATTTTCAAAAAAAGCTGGGTAATCGAGGTCGGTGGCTATGAGGTCGATACGGTCGGTGAAGATATGGAGCTGATCGTACGCCTGCATCGCCGGATTCAGGAAAAGAAAAGCAAAGCACAGATCGTCTATGTGCCCGATCCGGTCTGCTGGACCGAAGCCCCGGAGAAAGCCAAAATTCTGCGTCGTCAGCGTACCCGTTGGCATCGCGGTCTATATGAGAGTCTGTGGCGGCACAAAGTGATGCTGTTCAATCCCAAGTACGGCAAGATCGGTATGATCTCGATGCCTTATTTTCTGTTCGTGGAGCTGCTCGGACCAGTCGTTGAGCTGGCAGGGGTGCTGACTGTCATCGTAGGGATTTTCCTCGATACGGTCGATGTGCGGATTACGATTGTACTGGCTCTGCTCATGCTGCTGTACGGTTCCCTGCTGTCCATGGGGGCAGTCTTGTTCGAGGAATGGTGCTTCAAGCGATACAACCGGGTAGCGGATCTGACACGGCTGTTTTTGTTCGCATTATCCGAGACCTTCTGGTATCGTCCGATTATGACACTCTGGCGGTTTGAAGGACTGGTTCAGATTGTACGGCGCAAAAATCAGGGCTGGGGGGTATGGCACGCGGTGGTGTCATGA
- a CDS encoding Lrp/AsnC family transcriptional regulator, which produces MDQVDQNILLHLQQQARISMTDLGKAVGLSQPAVTERVRRLEESGIIQGYRAILSPEKIGHQSTAYYLFRASDGLNFLDFCREAVEIVECHRTSGAYNYLLKVVTSSIRELEDFEDRISNHGDYTTLIVLSSPIEHKALKPNLLEDQRLV; this is translated from the coding sequence ATGGATCAGGTAGATCAAAATATCCTGCTGCATTTGCAGCAGCAGGCACGTATCTCGATGACGGATCTGGGCAAGGCGGTCGGACTGTCGCAGCCTGCCGTGACCGAAAGGGTACGCCGGCTGGAGGAGAGCGGCATCATTCAGGGCTACCGGGCGATCCTGTCCCCAGAGAAAATTGGGCATCAGTCTACAGCCTATTATTTGTTTCGGGCTAGCGATGGTCTGAACTTTCTGGATTTCTGCCGGGAAGCGGTAGAGATTGTAGAGTGTCATCGGACCAGCGGCGCGTATAATTATTTGCTCAAGGTAGTCACCTCTTCGATCCGCGAGCTGGAGGATTTTGAAGACAGGATTAGCAATCATGGAGATTATACAACGCTGATTGTACTATCCTCTCCGATCGAACACAAAGCACTCAAGCCGAATCTGCTGGAAGATCAGCGGCTGGTCTAA
- a CDS encoding nitroreductase family protein, translating to MSNMVKPETIQVMEERHSVKVYEKGYIIPQEDMETILSAANAAPSAWNLQHWKFLVIDDEAKKQELLPIAYNQSQISDSSFVVAVLGDLEANRNAAPVYDSLVEAGAMTQEIRDTLVNQINGAYQSPDVARDSANRNASYAAMNLMLAAKALGYDTCPMGGFDAAAFMEHFNVPARYIPTLLISVGKAAKPAYASGRFSLEEAVIKNSF from the coding sequence ATGTCCAATATGGTCAAACCGGAAACAATTCAGGTAATGGAAGAACGTCATTCGGTCAAAGTATACGAAAAAGGCTATATTATTCCGCAAGAAGACATGGAGACGATCCTGTCTGCTGCCAATGCCGCTCCTTCCGCATGGAATCTGCAGCACTGGAAATTCCTCGTAATTGATGATGAAGCCAAAAAGCAGGAACTGCTGCCTATCGCCTACAATCAGTCCCAGATCAGTGACAGTTCTTTTGTCGTAGCGGTACTGGGTGACCTGGAAGCGAACCGTAATGCAGCACCTGTCTATGATTCCCTGGTAGAAGCCGGTGCGATGACACAGGAAATCCGCGATACACTGGTTAACCAGATCAATGGCGCATACCAGAGCCCTGATGTAGCACGTGACAGTGCCAACCGCAATGCTTCTTATGCAGCGATGAACCTGATGCTGGCTGCCAAAGCACTCGGTTATGATACTTGCCCAATGGGTGGATTTGACGCTGCTGCATTCATGGAACATTTCAATGTGCCTGCACGTTATATTCCAACACTGTTGATCTCTGTCGGTAAAGCGGCGAAGCCTGCTTATGCGTCAGGTCGCTTCTCCCTGGAAGAAGCAGTTATCAAAAATTCATTCTAA
- a CDS encoding amidase yields MTSEWNAFVNEQFTLTRNQNDKGLLSGLTFGVKDVFALEGYTSGAGNPDWLRTHEPSSDTAPAILNLLHAGAVLKGTTHTDELMYSLNGQNSHYGTPVNPRAADRIPGGSSSGSAVAVAAGLRDFALGTDTGGSVRIPSSYCGIYGMRPTHNAVSLEGVIPLAAGFDTVGWMAKTAGLLHDVGQVLLAADPMQTSPDNGHFARVYWPREAWDIAEENTRKLLLAAAQELLSGLPGHSSSGEWISIAPEGLGTWMTAFRSVQGIQIWEQHREWIELVQPVFAPDIAERFAWASTLKREEQSEAFTRMNTVRDSLRTLLGTDGLMILPTATGPAPSLHIQGEDSERRRSQTMQLSSIAGLAGLPQITIPAGEVDGAPVGLSVIAGAHQDLRLLQWVRQSAIITS; encoded by the coding sequence ATGACTTCTGAGTGGAATGCATTTGTAAATGAGCAGTTTACGCTAACACGGAACCAGAACGACAAAGGTTTGCTAAGCGGGTTAACCTTTGGGGTCAAGGATGTATTTGCACTGGAAGGCTACACGTCAGGGGCAGGCAATCCGGACTGGCTGCGTACGCATGAGCCATCGTCCGATACTGCTCCTGCGATTCTGAATCTGCTGCACGCAGGCGCTGTCCTGAAAGGCACTACCCATACGGACGAACTGATGTACAGTCTGAACGGACAAAACAGCCATTATGGTACACCGGTTAATCCTCGTGCAGCAGACCGGATTCCGGGTGGTTCTTCCAGCGGTTCGGCTGTAGCGGTAGCCGCTGGTTTGCGCGATTTTGCTCTCGGTACAGATACAGGTGGATCGGTACGGATTCCTTCGTCCTACTGTGGAATCTACGGTATGCGTCCAACCCATAATGCGGTATCGCTGGAAGGGGTGATTCCGCTGGCAGCAGGCTTTGACACGGTAGGCTGGATGGCGAAGACAGCAGGACTGCTGCATGATGTGGGGCAGGTTCTGCTGGCGGCTGACCCAATGCAGACTTCACCGGATAACGGACATTTTGCCAGGGTATACTGGCCGCGGGAAGCATGGGATATTGCCGAAGAAAACACAAGAAAACTGCTGCTGGCAGCTGCGCAGGAGCTGCTGTCCGGACTGCCGGGGCATTCATCCTCCGGGGAATGGATCTCTATCGCTCCGGAAGGACTGGGTACCTGGATGACTGCATTTCGCAGTGTGCAGGGTATTCAGATCTGGGAGCAGCACCGGGAATGGATCGAACTGGTACAGCCGGTATTTGCCCCGGATATAGCCGAACGCTTCGCCTGGGCAAGTACGCTAAAGCGTGAGGAGCAGAGCGAAGCCTTTACCAGAATGAATACCGTGCGGGACTCGCTGCGAACGCTGCTGGGCACAGATGGCCTGATGATCTTGCCAACGGCGACGGGGCCGGCACCATCACTGCATATTCAGGGTGAAGATAGTGAACGCCGCCGCTCGCAGACGATGCAGCTGTCCTCGATAGCCGGTCTGGCCGGCCTGCCGCAGATTACGATTCCGGCAGGCGAGGTAGACGGAGCACCTGTCGGCCTGTCGGTCATTGCCGGGGCACATCAGGATCTGCGCTTGCTTCAGTGGGTGCGTCAGAGTGCAATCATCACATCATAA